The Desulfobacterales bacterium genome has a window encoding:
- a CDS encoding TetR/AcrR family transcriptional regulator yields MSDKEKKEAVPKRILRRERERKQRYESILKIAENLFARTGYHQTSMDKIANESEVSVGTVYFYFKNKEDLLINLLEEIGFELRNLLGDEFKKENHSLKGLERVGHFFFKEYCMKFPEKTAILLRESVGQSPLVEEKRKNIFEKLISDVKDALNLICKNIGGTFQSELSSDVMAVSITGMFESVAYKYLIWQERTDDLKVISDDAVAFIIGGVKNLIKNI; encoded by the coding sequence ATGTCTGATAAAGAAAAAAAAGAAGCAGTTCCAAAAAGAATTTTACGAAGAGAACGAGAGAGAAAGCAGCGTTATGAATCTATACTAAAAATTGCTGAAAATCTGTTTGCAAGAACAGGTTATCATCAAACCAGTATGGACAAAATCGCCAATGAATCAGAAGTTTCAGTCGGTACTGTATATTTTTATTTTAAAAACAAAGAAGATCTTCTTATAAATCTTTTAGAAGAAATTGGTTTTGAGCTTAGAAATTTACTTGGAGATGAATTTAAAAAAGAAAATCATTCTTTAAAAGGATTGGAAAGGGTAGGGCACTTTTTTTTCAAAGAATACTGCATGAAGTTTCCAGAAAAAACAGCCATTCTACTTAGAGAATCCGTCGGACAAAGCCCCTTAGTTGAAGAAAAAAGAAAAAATATATTTGAAAAACTCATTTCCGATGTAAAAGATGCTCTTAATCTTATATGCAAAAATATAGGAGGAACTTTTCAAAGTGAGCTTTCATCCGATGTTATGGCTGTGAGTATTACTGGTATGTTTGAAAGTGTTGCATATAAATATCTGATTTGGCAGGAGAGAACCGATGATTTAAAAGTAATAAGCGATGATGCAGTAGCGTTCATTATCGGAGGAGTTAAAAATTTAATAAAAAATATTTAA